GTGCTACCCGACACCTGGATTATCGATGTCGATCAGGTACTGGAAAATGGCCGAAAACTGCTCGCGGCCGCGCAGAAGCACGGTATCACGCTCTACTTTATGAGCAAGCAGCTAGGGCGCAACCCCTGGCTTGCCGGCAAGCTGATTGAGCTGGGCTTTAAAGGCGCTGTAGCCGTCGATTTTAAAGAGGCCAGAACGCTGCGCAATGCACATGTTCCGGTTTCGCATGTGGGCCATCTGGTGCAGGTGCCGGTGGCTCAGGTAGCTGAGAGCGTGAACGGCGAAACGGAAATCATCACGCTGTTTTCGCTGGAGAAAGCTCGGGCAGTGTCCGAGGCCGCTCTGGCCTGCGGGCGTGTTCAGCCGGTTATGTTGAAAGTGTTTGCCGAACACGACCGCCTTTACCCAGGTCAGGAGGCCGGTTTCCCGCTTCATGAACTGGATGCTATTGCCCTGGAGATCCGTTCGATGCCGGGCATCAAGCTTACTGGCCTGACGCATTTCCCCTGCCTGCTGTGGAACGAAGAGCAGCAGCAAACGCAGCCGACCCGTAACCTGATGACGCTGCTCAAAGCGCGCGACCTGCTGCATGAGCAGGGCATTCAGATCGAGCAACTCAATGCGCCTTCGGCCTCAAGCTGTAACACCCTATCTACGCTTGCCGAACACGGCGTGACCCATGCTGAACCCGGCCACGCGCTGACCGGCACCATCCCGGCTAACCAGCATGGCGATCAGCCGGAAGCCATTGCCATGCTCTATCTGACGGAGATTTCCCATCAGTTTCAGGGCAAAAGCTACTGCTTCGGCGGAGGTTACTACCGTCGCGGCCACGCGCAGCATGCGCTGGTGTATAGCGGTGATGGTCAGCCTGAGCAGGCGCGGCTGCTGCCCGTGGACAACACCAGCATTGATTACCACCTTGCGCTTGAGGGCCTCTACCCGGT
This region of Cedecea lapagei genomic DNA includes:
- a CDS encoding YhfX family PLP-dependent enzyme; amino-acid sequence: MFIEALKAQNPALIDAARTLWRQGAVLPDTWIIDVDQVLENGRKLLAAAQKHGITLYFMSKQLGRNPWLAGKLIELGFKGAVAVDFKEARTLRNAHVPVSHVGHLVQVPVAQVAESVNGETEIITLFSLEKARAVSEAALACGRVQPVMLKVFAEHDRLYPGQEAGFPLHELDAIALEIRSMPGIKLTGLTHFPCLLWNEEQQQTQPTRNLMTLLKARDLLHEQGIQIEQLNAPSASSCNTLSTLAEHGVTHAEPGHALTGTIPANQHGDQPEAIAMLYLTEISHQFQGKSYCFGGGYYRRGHAQHALVYSGDGQPEQARLLPVDNTSIDYHLALEGLYPVGSPVVMCFRTQIFVTRSDVALVSGIQSGRPVLEALYDSLGQPVTGGRRE